The proteins below are encoded in one region of Methanofollis aquaemaris:
- a CDS encoding C45 family autoproteolytic acyltransferase/hydolase — MLLMISVLLSPALAYSPEVGDVPTVTDEVVLQKEPGTFMEVRHIVVAGTNEEIGSALGKIAQDDYGVSNLSSFSDRLHADARREYLQRNAPVLYERMLGVASAYGVDPANTTHDTSGLPYDLGSFACSMIYYPPNTTTAGHAMACRNMDYYMVPVDVLVCLNTTDEGNALFSRTYVMELYPDEGYASLAVGSMDLMSGVFDGVNSAGLGVATFAVGGFTPSASPLYGGNASGLNGLQMIRSVLDQAATVDEAKMIILNSRVYFPVSGMHFMVYDRSGNASIVEIDPTNGDVHFTDAADDPFIMTNHAVFRYPDASTFPEVPENKSYNTFHRHLTLADALETHHGLSSPADAEAALARVYAHADDDSEGAGHPFPIRTLWNVCSDLDNGEMTVKFYLRDGPLDPATGDPTLVFSEPFTFGLRSGGDLSSPSSGIGWNSVVPTP, encoded by the coding sequence ATGCTTCTCATGATATCTGTGCTGCTATCGCCTGCTCTGGCGTATTCTCCCGAGGTCGGCGACGTGCCGACCGTCACCGATGAGGTGGTGCTCCAGAAGGAACCGGGCACCTTCATGGAGGTGCGCCACATCGTGGTGGCGGGGACGAACGAGGAGATCGGCTCGGCCCTTGGAAAAATTGCACAGGACGATTACGGCGTCTCGAACCTCTCCTCGTTCTCCGACCGTCTGCATGCGGATGCCCGCCGGGAATATCTCCAGAGGAACGCGCCGGTGCTCTACGAGAGGATGCTCGGCGTCGCCTCGGCATACGGCGTGGACCCGGCGAACACGACCCATGACACCAGCGGCCTGCCCTATGACCTCGGGTCATTTGCCTGTTCGATGATCTATTACCCGCCGAACACCACGACCGCCGGCCACGCGATGGCGTGCCGGAACATGGACTACTATATGGTGCCGGTCGACGTGCTGGTCTGCCTCAATACCACCGATGAAGGGAACGCCCTCTTCTCGCGGACCTACGTGATGGAACTCTATCCCGACGAGGGGTATGCCTCCCTTGCCGTCGGGTCCATGGACCTGATGTCGGGTGTCTTCGACGGGGTCAACTCCGCCGGGCTCGGGGTTGCGACCTTTGCGGTGGGCGGGTTCACGCCGAGCGCCTCGCCCCTCTATGGCGGCAATGCCTCGGGTCTGAACGGGTTGCAGATGATCCGGTCGGTCCTCGACCAGGCGGCGACCGTCGACGAGGCGAAGATGATCATCCTCAACAGTCGCGTCTACTTCCCGGTCTCGGGGATGCACTTCATGGTCTACGATCGTTCGGGCAATGCCTCCATCGTCGAGATCGACCCGACGAACGGCGACGTCCACTTCACCGACGCGGCAGACGATCCCTTCATCATGACCAACCACGCGGTCTTCCGATACCCCGACGCCTCGACCTTCCCGGAGGTGCCGGAGAACAAGTCGTACAACACCTTCCATCGCCACCTGACCCTTGCCGATGCGCTCGAAACCCATCATGGTCTCTCCTCGCCCGCCGATGCGGAGGCGGCTCTCGCCCGCGTCTATGCCCATGCCGACGACGACTCCGAGGGTGCGGGCCACCCCTTCCCCATCAGGACGCTCTGGAATGTCTGTTCAGACCTGGATAACGGCGAGATGACGGTGAAGTTCTACCTCCGCGACGGCCCCCTCGACCCGGCGACCGGCGACCCCACGCTCGTCTTCTCAGAGCCCTTCACCTTCGGGCTGCGGAGCGGCGGGGATCTTTCGTCCCCCTCTTCAGGGATTGGATGGAATTCTGTGGTGCCGACACCCTGA
- a CDS encoding MFS transporter, whose amino-acid sequence MFPDLKPKPELSKSDKKQGLSMVIWDGLATQAMVTLTGGIFLVAFALELGASNTVIGLLAAIPPLAELLQVPSVYIIRKVRNRRLITVTASTAARLVWLLIAAIPFLFGTESGVWVLVGAMLCYSTISSISHCSWNSWMHDLVPQQKIGAFFSRRMGMSTALAIPLSVAAALFVDTWKVNPGGEVVAYALLFFGGCIAGLIGVIFLARTPEPELGEDQKPDFGEVLKEPFADKNFRNLLIFLGSWNFAINLAAPFFTVYMLQRIGLDISWVIALAVMSQIVSIIFFRVWGEVADLFSHKSVLQLSGPIFILAIIAWTFTTLPDPYILTVPILIVIHILIGLSTAGVTLSTNYIGLKLAPKGKGTAYLMASSIMTYLAAGVAPILGGVFVDFFASREVALTITFSDPSGVLILRPLDFQHWDFFFFFAFLIGLYSLHRLSFVREEGEEKKRVVVHELLTEVRREMRNLSTAGGLRMMVSPPVSEYLKPPKKEKRRRKPVWEEEGEQTI is encoded by the coding sequence ATGTTCCCGGACCTCAAACCAAAGCCAGAGTTGAGCAAGAGCGATAAGAAGCAGGGGCTCTCGATGGTAATCTGGGACGGCCTGGCCACGCAGGCGATGGTCACCCTCACCGGTGGGATCTTCCTCGTCGCCTTTGCCCTGGAACTCGGCGCCTCCAACACCGTCATCGGCCTTCTTGCCGCCATCCCCCCGCTTGCCGAACTCCTCCAGGTTCCATCGGTCTATATTATCAGGAAAGTGCGGAACCGACGACTCATCACCGTCACCGCCTCGACCGCCGCCAGACTGGTCTGGTTGCTCATCGCCGCCATCCCCTTCCTCTTCGGGACAGAATCGGGAGTATGGGTACTTGTCGGGGCGATGCTCTGTTACTCGACCATCTCGTCGATCTCCCATTGTTCCTGGAACTCCTGGATGCACGACCTTGTCCCGCAACAGAAGATCGGCGCCTTCTTCTCGCGCCGGATGGGGATGTCGACCGCCCTGGCGATCCCACTCTCAGTCGCCGCCGCCCTCTTCGTCGACACCTGGAAAGTCAATCCGGGGGGCGAGGTCGTGGCCTATGCTCTGCTCTTCTTCGGGGGGTGCATCGCCGGACTGATCGGCGTCATCTTCCTTGCCAGAACTCCGGAGCCTGAACTTGGTGAAGATCAGAAACCCGACTTCGGTGAAGTGTTAAAGGAGCCTTTTGCCGACAAAAACTTCAGGAATCTTCTCATATTCCTGGGTTCCTGGAACTTCGCCATCAACCTCGCCGCCCCGTTCTTCACCGTCTACATGCTCCAGCGGATCGGTCTCGATATCTCATGGGTGATCGCCCTCGCCGTGATGAGCCAGATCGTCTCCATCATCTTCTTCAGGGTCTGGGGGGAGGTCGCCGACCTCTTCAGTCACAAGTCGGTCCTGCAACTCAGCGGCCCGATCTTCATCCTGGCCATCATCGCCTGGACCTTCACCACCCTCCCCGACCCCTACATCCTCACCGTCCCCATTCTCATCGTGATCCATATCCTCATCGGCCTCTCGACCGCCGGCGTCACGCTCTCGACCAACTACATCGGACTCAAACTCGCACCAAAAGGTAAGGGCACTGCATATCTCATGGCCTCGAGCATCATGACCTATCTTGCCGCCGGGGTCGCCCCGATCCTTGGCGGGGTCTTTGTCGATTTTTTCGCCTCACGCGAGGTCGCCCTCACCATCACCTTCAGCGACCCTTCGGGCGTCCTCATCCTCCGCCCCCTCGACTTCCAGCACTGGGACTTCTTCTTCTTCTTCGCTTTTCTCATCGGTCTTTACTCCCTCCACCGCCTCTCTTTTGTCAGAGAAGAGGGAGAGGAAAAGAAGCGGGTCGTCGTCCACGAACTCCTCACCGAGGTGCGTCGGGAGATGCGCAACCTCTCCACCGCCGGCGGGTTGCGGATGATGGTCAGCCCACCGGTATCGGAGTACCTTAAACCACCGAAAAAAGAGAAAAGACGGCGAAAACCGGTCTGGGAAGAAGAGGGGGAGCAAACAATTTAG
- a CDS encoding DUF2178 domain-containing protein: MDNKHFKIVKLFIVIAMAAGIGAAVAEKSPLIAIAAWFAGLFAVLLLRKRYVSGEVEKDEMTGMIAGKAAYLTVMIAAPALAVGGMALIAGREALPGYEMVGYTMAYISVGLLLLQVFFVTFFYRKMAD; the protein is encoded by the coding sequence ATGGACAACAAACATTTCAAGATTGTGAAACTCTTCATCGTCATCGCCATGGCTGCCGGGATCGGGGCGGCGGTGGCGGAAAAGTCGCCGCTCATTGCGATCGCCGCCTGGTTTGCCGGTCTCTTTGCCGTCCTCCTCCTTCGAAAGCGGTATGTCAGCGGCGAGGTGGAGAAGGACGAGATGACCGGGATGATCGCGGGGAAGGCGGCGTACCTGACCGTCATGATCGCGGCACCCGCTCTTGCGGTCGGCGGGATGGCGCTCATCGCGGGGCGGGAGGCCTTGCCTGGATATGAGATGGTCGGGTATACGATGGCCTACATCTCGGTCGGGCTTCTCCTTCTCCAGGTCTTCTTTGTGACATTTTTTTACCGGAAGATGGCGGACTGA